One window of Caldisericum exile AZM16c01 genomic DNA carries:
- a CDS encoding ArsR/SmtB family transcription factor produces the protein MSKYDSIFKAIGDEKRLKLLLLIIKGGKEYYVCELTYAMGENQYNISKYLRELKLAGLLKERKIGRGVLYSLENGDEFNNRLFALLNGIPNEYIKDAIIRLNYVVSNRANDQCVNIAKLDNIKSKFN, from the coding sequence ATGAGCAAATATGATAGTATTTTTAAAGCAATTGGGGACGAAAAGCGGCTAAAACTATTACTTCTCATTATAAAAGGTGGAAAAGAATATTATGTTTGTGAACTAACCTATGCAATGGGGGAAAACCAATACAACATTTCCAAGTATTTGAGGGAGTTAAAATTAGCGGGACTCTTGAAAGAAAGAAAAATTGGTCGTGGAGTGCTTTACTCCCTTGAAAATGGAGATGAATTTAACAATCGCTTATTTGCACTCTTAAATGGAATACCAAACGAGTATATCAAAGATGCTATTATAAGGCTTAATTATGTTGTATCAAATAGAGCTAATGATCAATGTGTAAATATTGCAAAATTAGATAATATCAAATCAAAATTTAATTGA
- a CDS encoding putative zinc-binding protein gives MFACDGAASVGQIGNEVAKDLTRRGVGARMCCTAAVGAGSETHVNIGKNAKRVIVINGCSMKCASKIMEQRGIKIDYEFTISEMGVKKIPTLDFNQENVDRIAEIIGDTVGYNNNMK, from the coding sequence ATTTTTGCATGTGATGGTGCTGCAAGTGTTGGACAGATTGGAAACGAAGTTGCAAAGGACTTAACGAGGAGAGGTGTTGGAGCAAGAATGTGTTGCACTGCGGCAGTTGGGGCAGGCTCAGAAACGCATGTAAACATTGGTAAAAACGCAAAGCGTGTCATTGTTATAAATGGATGTTCAATGAAATGCGCTTCGAAAATTATGGAGCAAAGAGGCATTAAGATTGATTATGAGTTCACTATTAGTGAAATGGGCGTAAAGAAAATTCCAACTCTTGATTTCAATCAAGAAAATGTTGATAGAATTGCAGAAATTATAGGAGACACAGTTGGGTATAATAACAATATGAAGTAA
- a CDS encoding alpha/beta fold hydrolase codes for MKEEFIVIPNSKFVDVFNIKIHYKDIGFGKNIFLLIHGFGAGTFSFDPIFENLSRFGRVVALDLPGFGLSKRPPKNLNGINPYSRYGQVEVLKAFIEKLDLKDIVLIGHSMGGSLLKILM; via the coding sequence GTGAAAGAAGAATTTATTGTAATTCCTAATTCGAAATTCGTTGATGTATTTAACATAAAAATACACTACAAAGATATTGGTTTTGGTAAAAATATATTTCTTCTCATTCATGGATTTGGTGCAGGCACTTTTTCGTTTGATCCTATTTTTGAAAACCTTTCAAGATTTGGACGTGTTGTTGCGTTGGACTTACCTGGCTTTGGACTTTCCAAAAGGCCTCCTAAAAATTTAAATGGCATTAATCCATACAGTAGGTATGGTCAAGTTGAAGTTTTGAAGGCATTTATTGAGAAACTCGATCTCAAAGACATCGTCCTTATTGGCCATTCTATGGGTGGAAGTTTACTAAAAATTTTAATGTAA
- a CDS encoding beta propeller repeat protein: MYQTTLKKVLRFLQAIFGIFNAIVIVNSSPNLIFLLTEKGIAKSNDHGKTFKIVKTSSGDIFKSILFASPDNPKVIFVRND, translated from the coding sequence TTGTATCAAACGACTTTGAAAAAAGTTTTACGCTTCTTACAAGCGATTTTTGGTATCTTTAACGCTATTGTAATCGTTAACAGTTCCCCCAACCTTATTTTCTTATTAACAGAAAAAGGTATTGCAAAATCAAATGATCACGGCAAAACGTTTAAAATTGTTAAGACAAGCAGTGGTGATATCTTCAAAAGCATACTTTTTGCAAGTCCAGACAACCCTAAGGTTATTTTTGTAAGAAATGATTGA